The Aeromicrobium tamlense nucleotide sequence GGCACTCAGGTGCTGCGCGGGGTCGACCTGCGAGTCATGCCGGGCGAGTTCGTGACCATCCTGGGGGCGAACGGCTCGGGCAAGTCCACGCTCGTGCGCGCACTCGTCGGCCTGCTGCCGCACCGCGGCTCGGTCCGGCTCTTCGGCACGCCCCTCGACCAGTTCCGCGACCACCAGCGCGTCGGCTACATGGCCCAGCGTCCCGAGGTGTTCTCCGGCGTCCCGGCCACCGTGACCGAGGTCGTCGTGAGCGGCGCGCTGTCGCGCCGGCCGCGCTTCGGCTGGCCGTCGCGCGCCGACCGGGCCGCCGCGGCCGAGCTCATCGAGCGCGTGGGGCTTGCCCACCTCGCGAAGCGGCCCCTCACCCACCTGTCCGGTGGCCAGCAGCAGCGCGCGCACATCGCTCGCGCCCTGGTCGCCGACCCCGACCTCGTCGTCATGGACGAGCCGATGGCCGGCATCGACGCGCACAGCGCGGAGGTCTTCGCCGACCTGCTGGGCGAGCTGGACGAGCGCGGCACCGCGATCGTCATGGTCGCCCACGAGCTCGGCCCGCTGGCGCCGCTCGTCGACCGCGCGGTGCACCTGGACTCCGGACTCGTCGAGTACGAGGGGCCGGCGCAGGGGCCCGGGACGCACGACCACGCCCACGACCACGCGCACAGCAGCGAGCCCGCGGTGACGCGTCCCGTGCCCGCCGAGGGACCGCTCCCGGGAGGCGCCGCATGAGCGTCCTCTCCTACTCCTTCATGCAGTACGCGCTCGTGGCGGCGATCGTCACGGGCCTGTCGGCACCGGCCGTGGGCACGTTCGTCGTCCAGCGGCGCCTGGCCCTGCTCGGCGACGGTCTCGGCCACGTGGCGCTCACCGGCGTCGCGCTCGGCCTGCTGACGGGCGTCGCTCCGCTGACCACCGCGATCGTCGTGGCCGTCGGCGGCGCGATCCTGCTCGAGATCCTGCGCAGCGTCGGCCGCACCAGCGGGGACCTCGCACTGGCGATGCTCTTCTACGGAGGCCTCGCGGGCGGCGTGCTGTTGACGAACCTCGCCGGCGAGTCCGCCGCCACGCTCAACCAGTACCTCTTCGGCTCGATCATCACGATGAGCCGCACCGACCTCGTGATCGTCGTCGCTCTCGGCCTGGTCGTGATCGCCACGACGATCGCCCTGCGTCCGCAGCTGTTCGCCGTGTGCCAGGACGAGTCCCAGGCGCGCGTCATGGGCATCCCGGTGAGGCTGTACGGCATGCTCATCGCGGTGCTCGCGGCCGTCACGATCACCGTCGCGATGCGCACGGTGGGACTGCTGCTGGTCTCGGCGCTGATGGTGGTCCCGGTCGCGGCGTCCCAGCAGGTCACCCGCAGCTTTCGCTCCACGCACCTCGCTGCCATGGCGATCGGGCTGTTCTCGGCGGTCACCGGCCTGCTCGTGAGCTACCAGATCGACACCCAGCCGGGCCCCACGATCGTCGTGATCGCCCTCGCCG carries:
- a CDS encoding metal ABC transporter permease, coding for MSVLSYSFMQYALVAAIVTGLSAPAVGTFVVQRRLALLGDGLGHVALTGVALGLLTGVAPLTTAIVVAVGGAILLEILRSVGRTSGDLALAMLFYGGLAGGVLLTNLAGESAATLNQYLFGSIITMSRTDLVIVVALGLVVIATTIALRPQLFAVCQDESQARVMGIPVRLYGMLIAVLAAVTITVAMRTVGLLLVSALMVVPVAASQQVTRSFRSTHLAAMAIGLFSAVTGLLVSYQIDTQPGPTIVVIALAVFVVTALAHALTHVRTRQEAPRG
- a CDS encoding metal ABC transporter ATP-binding protein; the protein is MTDPSTPVIDATGVRVDLAGTQVLRGVDLRVMPGEFVTILGANGSGKSTLVRALVGLLPHRGSVRLFGTPLDQFRDHQRVGYMAQRPEVFSGVPATVTEVVVSGALSRRPRFGWPSRADRAAAAELIERVGLAHLAKRPLTHLSGGQQQRAHIARALVADPDLVVMDEPMAGIDAHSAEVFADLLGELDERGTAIVMVAHELGPLAPLVDRAVHLDSGLVEYEGPAQGPGTHDHAHDHAHSSEPAVTRPVPAEGPLPGGAA